In Mytilus trossulus isolate FHL-02 chromosome 14, PNRI_Mtr1.1.1.hap1, whole genome shotgun sequence, a genomic segment contains:
- the LOC134696545 gene encoding uncharacterized protein LOC134696545, whose translation MDEDESYEENSVVGLIYGRDTKEKNGELTDEEYGHCYERKQELLQDCKRLTECVRKPLNVAIIGPPGCGKSSFLNTVFASLNSDRWYEYAKIGKFGNHEGVMGMQVTRRLRSFPKEEYYRQNGLYMLPTFIDMTGFEDDDSVITEELLFLILSGKVKEKETLNDIATYGRLHGITTMQNEYRKRSPYRRINRIIIVCSLNPDSAMPTALFKSVVNVANDLDITFYGVMTHADICREKYGNRLQEREKLFKEYLGLPENRLASVINYCPAVDTDRSYEDTLLPALDVPVLRLLRQILTPEPNDSDTHTADYVNAVFSTIKSRLYHGSRSFITLKNEFMISLVIAILAMLFYKFFYQ comes from the exons ATGGATGAGGATGAATCGTATGAAGAAAACTCCGTCGTAGGTCTAATTTACGGACGAG ATACAAAGGAGAAAAACGGCGAACTTACAGACGAAGAGTATGGTCATTGTTATGAACGAAAACAAGAACTTCTTCAAGATTGCAAGCGTTTAACAGAATGTGTCAGAAAGCCGTTAAATGTAGCTATCATAGGACCACCAGGATGCGGCAAATCTTCGTTCCTTAATACTGTGTTTGCAAGTTTAAATAGTGATCGCTGGTACGAATACGCTAAAATTGGTAAATTCGGAAACCATGAAGGTGTTATGGGTATGCAAGTTACAAGACGTCTGAGAAG CTTCCCTAAAGAAGAATACTATAGACAGAATGGCTTGTATATGTTACCTACATTTATAGATATGACTGGATTTGAAGACGATGATTCAGTGATAACTGAAGAACTCTTATTCCTTATCTTATCTggaaaagttaaagaaaaagaGACACTAAATGACATTGCGACATATGGTAGATTGCATGGAATAACTACAATGCAAAACGAATACAGGAAAAGATCCCCTTACAGACGAATTAATAGAATCATCATTGTGTGTTCGTTAAATCCAGATTCTGCCATGCCAACTGCACTGTTTAAATCAGTAGTTAATGTAGCCAATGATTTGG acaTAACATTTTATGGTGTAATGACACATGCTGATATATGTAGAGAAAAGTATGGTAACAGATTACAAGAAAGAGAGAAACTGTTTAAAGAATATCTTGGCTTACCTGAAAATAGATTGGCAAGTGTAATTAATTACTGTCCAGCTGTAGATACTGATCGGTCATATGAGGATACTCTATTACCAGCTCTTGATGTTCCTGTACTGAGGCTTTTGAGACAG ATATTGACACCGGAACCAAACGATTCAGATACGCACACTGCTGATTATGTGAATGCAGTTTTCTCGACCATCAAGTCACGTTTGTACCATGGAAGTCGCTCTTTTATAACcttgaaaaatgaatttatgATTTCTCTCGTTATTGCAATATTGgcaatgttattttataaatttttttaccAGTAA